In Anabas testudineus chromosome 12, fAnaTes1.2, whole genome shotgun sequence, one genomic interval encodes:
- the erg28 gene encoding probable ergosterol biosynthetic protein 28 isoform X1: protein MRLFFSGGTGRLLRAAMSRFLNVLRSWLVMVSVIAMGNTVQSFRDHSFLSEKLYTGTPEFVNGLQARTFGIWTLLSSIIRCACAIDIHNRTLYHITLWTFVLALGHFLSEAFIYKTAPLTIGVMAPLIVASFSVIGMLIGFQCFPETQEEVGARQKKRN from the exons ATGAGGTTGTTCTTCTCTGGCGGGACAGGCAGACTTCTCCGAGCAGCGATGAGTCGCTTTCTGAACGTCCTGCGGAGCTGGTTGGTGATGGTGTCGGTCATCGCGATGGGAAACACGGTGCAGAGTTTCAGAGATCACAGCTTCCTGTCAGAGAAGCTCTACACGGGGACGCCAGAGTTTG TGAACGGTCTCCAAGCTCGAACATTTGGTATTTGGACATTGCTGTCATCAATCATTCGCTGTGCCTGTGCCATTGATATCCACAACAGAAC ACTGTATCACATCACTTTATGGACATTTGTGCTGGCGTTGGGCCACTTTCTGTCTGAGGCCTTCATATACAAAACTGCGCCTCTGACTATTGGAGTAATGGCACCACTGATTGTTGCAA GTTTCTCTGTCATAGGAATGCTCATCGGCTTCCAGTGTTTTCCAGAGACGCAAGAAGAAGTTGGCGCGCGGCAGAAGAAACGCAACTGA
- the erg28 gene encoding probable ergosterol biosynthetic protein 28 isoform X2 — protein sequence MSRFLNVLRSWLVMVSVIAMGNTVQSFRDHSFLSEKLYTGTPEFVNGLQARTFGIWTLLSSIIRCACAIDIHNRTLYHITLWTFVLALGHFLSEAFIYKTAPLTIGVMAPLIVASFSVIGMLIGFQCFPETQEEVGARQKKRN from the exons ATGAGTCGCTTTCTGAACGTCCTGCGGAGCTGGTTGGTGATGGTGTCGGTCATCGCGATGGGAAACACGGTGCAGAGTTTCAGAGATCACAGCTTCCTGTCAGAGAAGCTCTACACGGGGACGCCAGAGTTTG TGAACGGTCTCCAAGCTCGAACATTTGGTATTTGGACATTGCTGTCATCAATCATTCGCTGTGCCTGTGCCATTGATATCCACAACAGAAC ACTGTATCACATCACTTTATGGACATTTGTGCTGGCGTTGGGCCACTTTCTGTCTGAGGCCTTCATATACAAAACTGCGCCTCTGACTATTGGAGTAATGGCACCACTGATTGTTGCAA GTTTCTCTGTCATAGGAATGCTCATCGGCTTCCAGTGTTTTCCAGAGACGCAAGAAGAAGTTGGCGCGCGGCAGAAGAAACGCAACTGA